One part of the Salmo salar chromosome ssa10, Ssal_v3.1, whole genome shotgun sequence genome encodes these proteins:
- the c25h12orf75 gene encoding overexpressed in colon carcinoma 1 protein, producing MGCGNSSVASTSGGGPAETSKDLTDESSPDDEKRRNYGGVYVGLPSDMTTVAGSQSKSTDKN from the exons ATGGGTTGTGGCAATTCCTCAGTCGCCAGCACCTCAGGAGGGG GACCTGCAGAAACCTCCAAAGATTT GACAGATGAGTCCTCACCAGACGATGAGAAAAGAAG GAACTATGGCGGGGTGTACGTAGGTCTACCATCTGACATGACCACCGTTGCAGGCAGCCAGTCCAAGTCCACAGACAAAA ACTAA